A single window of Arcobacter venerupis DNA harbors:
- a CDS encoding HvfA family oxazolone/thioamide-modified RiPP metallophore: protein MNMKTKLAGLFLGALLATTSAFAADSSTATGKCGGDMKKEMVDKKGASCGTGKCGANMKAETKSGSCGTGKCGGDMKKDTKEESKSGSCGTGKCGSK, encoded by the coding sequence ATGAATATGAAAACAAAATTAGCTGGGTTATTTTTAGGTGCATTACTTGCAACAACATCTGCATTTGCTGCTGATAGTTCAACTGCAACTGGTAAATGTGGTGGTGACATGAAAAAAGAAATGGTTGATAAAAAAGGTGCATCTTGTGGTACTGGAAAATGTGGCGCTAATATGAAAGCTGAAACTAAAAGCGGTTCTTGTGGAACAGGAAAATGTGGTGGCGATATGAAAAAAGACACTAAAGAAGAGTCTAAAAGTGGTTCTTGCGGAACAGGAAAATGTGGTTCTAAATAA